The following coding sequences lie in one bacterium genomic window:
- the porU gene encoding type IX secretion system sortase PorU: MRAGRKIFSTVLLTGLTITFCAFQSRLNAAEGPFRLVSSGPGGVRLVFELPAWSVEPVFMRGVDYARIDATGAQLFGPPGYPPLPRYSVALAVPPGVAVSASAGGEDIQSVRIGTLAPSQSTPDNETGELSFQALAPEYTRGGEYPASALSMAGPFSFRDYRIVQLTVSPFSYDPSSGRLSVRRSLSLSLTFSGSSSQPAATVSPDPLVRGSLLNWQSAAAWRTPRSSRLAAAAASPFDRAPRWAALSVDSSGVYSVSGADLVAAGADLSGITPANLRLYWGGGLMLEEAPEAAQPDLHEVAVRVTGAQDGRFDPNDRIIFYGQGLDRFTLDDSGAVASLRHRYDSRAVYWLAWGDPVASGLRMAENTAAPSQSALPVTTAERWLHFERNTVYFPDLQTEQSKLNPVPDYWAWVEDSDSPDSRERRLDLPVNPLSGGNWLRCQFYGQERYATALWRLNLNGALLTQGANYSATAVTTGWKAVPEGGLGQSGNSLTLTGPGQIYGFVELRVNTSLTLSGRTQAEFHHRQDSGPAVYQVSEDAVRETEVYDVTRPEQPVHLSAVERTGSSARFALAAASDSLRSFVVLTDTAYARPATVSLFEPPGLRHLAGAEYVVITPRALASQARALADTRASRLSTQVVAVEDIYDEFALGQRDPAAIRNFFKFAFDSWSVRPRFAVLFGDGHNDFRGYTAEGRARANLILPFINIQDTAVDEWYARFESGAPPQISLGRLPVKSAAEAAVVVDKIARYEQGRDRGDWVRRAVLAADDGYSSGGNCDQVGGLAAGSESIDSLLPNDLERKKVYLDRYPFDPPEIGSRKPAATRDLIQWWNRGALLINYFGHGSPTQWAQELVFDVERDLPLLSNGYKLPLVLSSSCSIGYFDSYRSDAMAERLLTASGGGAIAVYAGTRVTYAGLDLALNRLMVRNLFTTPTVTVGEAALQARLGMGDTGSSNSEQYTVFGDPALLLHAPVGQLDTQLESAATLQPGGKVEFNGSVKNTAGQTLNDFSGVAQIKFLGDADKVTLSYQCNLGGATSTQQVSFVPAPSVLFDGSVTVSGGRFSGAFVLPLNLAQTQGSDSLSQAAGSGRFLGYATSESADASGAGEKVPVSRQGIALSDSAGPEMHVLYRDRELRDGDRVSAGTPLVLSLKDASGINTTGDTGYQLWVEVDEGSSYSADLTGFFRYRTDSYQEGSVEVNLSAVGEGLHSFRFRATDNALNSSRFEIMLYVSPAGAALSLENVLNYPNPFQDETDICFDLGSAADVRVRIFSVAGRPVRELRLFGAAAGFNRVRWDGRDEYHEKVANGVYIYKIICKPVSGAANDTEEVEATGKALLSR, from the coding sequence TTGAGAGCCGGACGGAAGATATTCAGCACCGTTCTGTTGACCGGATTGACAATCACTTTTTGCGCTTTCCAGTCGCGGCTGAACGCAGCCGAGGGGCCTTTCCGTCTGGTTTCCTCCGGCCCCGGGGGAGTGCGCCTGGTTTTCGAGCTGCCGGCATGGTCTGTCGAGCCGGTCTTCATGCGCGGTGTGGACTATGCGCGGATCGATGCCACCGGAGCACAGCTTTTCGGCCCGCCGGGCTATCCGCCGCTGCCGCGCTACAGCGTAGCCCTGGCCGTTCCACCCGGCGTGGCGGTGAGCGCTTCAGCAGGGGGTGAGGATATCCAGAGCGTGCGTATCGGCACGCTGGCCCCGTCCCAGTCCACTCCGGATAACGAGACAGGGGAGCTGTCGTTCCAGGCCCTCGCCCCGGAATACACCCGCGGCGGCGAGTACCCGGCCTCGGCTCTCAGCATGGCCGGTCCTTTCTCTTTCCGCGATTACCGTATCGTGCAGCTCACCGTGAGCCCGTTCAGCTACGACCCGTCCAGCGGGCGGCTGAGCGTACGCCGCAGCCTGAGCCTCAGCCTGACTTTCAGCGGCTCCTCCTCCCAGCCTGCCGCAACCGTATCCCCCGACCCGCTGGTCCGGGGCTCGCTCCTCAACTGGCAGAGCGCCGCCGCCTGGCGCACCCCGCGCAGCAGCCGTCTGGCCGCAGCCGCGGCCTCGCCTTTCGACCGTGCCCCGCGCTGGGCCGCGCTCAGTGTCGATTCCAGCGGTGTATACTCCGTGAGCGGCGCCGACCTGGTGGCCGCCGGTGCCGACCTGTCCGGGATCACCCCGGCGAACCTTCGCCTGTACTGGGGTGGAGGACTGATGCTGGAGGAGGCCCCTGAGGCCGCCCAGCCCGACCTGCACGAGGTGGCGGTCCGGGTGACCGGGGCGCAGGACGGCAGATTCGACCCGAATGACCGGATCATTTTCTACGGCCAGGGCCTGGACCGCTTTACCTTGGATGACAGCGGCGCAGTAGCGAGCCTGCGCCACCGCTACGACAGCCGGGCGGTCTACTGGCTGGCCTGGGGTGACCCGGTAGCCTCCGGCCTGCGCATGGCCGAGAACACGGCTGCACCGTCACAAAGCGCCTTGCCGGTGACAACCGCCGAGCGCTGGCTGCATTTCGAGCGCAACACTGTCTATTTCCCCGACCTTCAGACCGAGCAGTCCAAGCTCAACCCCGTGCCCGACTACTGGGCCTGGGTCGAGGACTCCGACAGCCCTGACAGCCGCGAGCGGCGGCTCGATCTCCCCGTGAACCCTCTTTCAGGCGGTAACTGGCTGCGCTGCCAGTTCTACGGCCAGGAACGCTACGCCACCGCACTCTGGCGGTTGAACCTGAACGGCGCCCTGCTCACCCAGGGGGCCAACTATTCCGCCACCGCCGTGACCACCGGCTGGAAAGCCGTCCCGGAGGGCGGCCTGGGCCAGTCCGGCAACAGCCTGACCCTCACCGGACCGGGGCAGATATACGGGTTTGTCGAGCTGCGGGTGAACACCTCACTGACCCTGAGCGGCCGCACCCAGGCCGAGTTCCACCACCGTCAGGACAGCGGCCCGGCCGTGTATCAGGTTTCCGAGGACGCGGTGCGTGAAACCGAGGTCTACGATGTCACCCGGCCCGAGCAGCCGGTGCACCTGAGCGCGGTCGAAAGAACCGGCAGCAGCGCGCGGTTTGCTCTGGCCGCCGCTTCCGACTCCCTGCGCTCGTTCGTGGTTCTGACCGATACCGCCTACGCCCGTCCCGCGACCGTGAGCCTGTTCGAGCCGCCCGGCCTGCGGCATCTGGCCGGGGCTGAATATGTAGTGATTACCCCACGCGCCCTGGCCTCCCAGGCCCGCGCCCTGGCCGACACCCGCGCTTCGCGTCTTTCCACGCAGGTGGTGGCGGTGGAGGACATCTACGACGAGTTCGCCCTGGGCCAGCGCGACCCGGCCGCGATCCGCAATTTTTTCAAATTCGCTTTCGACTCCTGGAGCGTGCGCCCGCGCTTCGCCGTGCTGTTCGGTGACGGGCACAACGATTTCCGGGGCTACACCGCCGAGGGCCGGGCCAGGGCGAACCTGATCCTGCCTTTCATCAACATTCAGGACACGGCGGTGGACGAGTGGTACGCACGCTTTGAAAGCGGCGCTCCGCCGCAGATTTCCCTCGGGCGGCTGCCGGTAAAATCGGCCGCGGAGGCCGCGGTGGTGGTGGACAAGATTGCCCGCTACGAGCAGGGACGCGACCGCGGCGACTGGGTGCGGCGCGCGGTGCTGGCGGCGGATGACGGGTACTCCAGCGGTGGAAACTGCGATCAGGTGGGGGGGCTGGCTGCTGGCAGCGAGTCGATAGATTCTCTTCTGCCCAATGACCTGGAGCGGAAAAAAGTGTACCTCGACCGCTACCCGTTCGATCCGCCGGAAATCGGCAGCCGAAAGCCGGCTGCCACGCGCGATCTGATCCAGTGGTGGAACCGCGGGGCCTTGCTGATCAATTATTTCGGTCACGGCAGCCCGACCCAGTGGGCCCAGGAACTGGTGTTCGATGTGGAACGGGATTTGCCGTTGCTTAGCAACGGATACAAGTTGCCCCTGGTGCTTAGTTCATCCTGTTCTATCGGCTATTTCGACAGCTACCGCTCGGATGCCATGGCGGAGCGGCTGTTGACCGCCAGCGGCGGCGGCGCCATTGCGGTCTACGCGGGCACGCGGGTGACTTATGCGGGGCTGGACCTGGCTCTCAACCGTCTGATGGTGCGGAATCTGTTTACCACGCCGACCGTGACAGTGGGCGAGGCCGCGCTCCAGGCCCGCCTGGGCATGGGGGACACGGGATCGAGCAACTCGGAACAATATACGGTATTCGGCGATCCGGCCCTGCTGTTGCACGCACCCGTCGGGCAGCTCGACACGCAGCTCGAAAGCGCCGCCACGCTCCAGCCCGGCGGCAAGGTGGAGTTCAACGGCAGCGTGAAAAACACGGCCGGGCAGACACTGAACGATTTCTCGGGAGTGGCGCAGATAAAGTTCCTGGGTGATGCCGACAAAGTAACACTTTCGTACCAGTGTAACCTGGGCGGCGCCACAAGCACGCAACAGGTGAGTTTCGTCCCGGCGCCGTCGGTGCTGTTCGACGGCAGCGTGACCGTGAGCGGGGGAAGGTTCAGCGGGGCTTTTGTGCTGCCGCTCAACCTGGCCCAGACCCAGGGCTCGGACAGCCTGAGCCAGGCGGCGGGCAGCGGACGGTTCCTGGGCTACGCCACCAGTGAGAGCGCGGATGCCTCCGGGGCTGGGGAGAAAGTGCCGGTCTCGCGCCAGGGGATCGCGCTCTCGGACAGTGCCGGCCCCGAGATGCACGTGCTCTACCGTGACCGTGAGCTGCGCGACGGAGACAGAGTATCGGCCGGCACGCCGCTGGTCCTGTCGCTCAAGGACGCCAGCGGTATCAACACTACCGGTGATACGGGTTACCAGCTCTGGGTGGAGGTGGATGAAGGTTCCTCCTATTCGGCCGACCTGACCGGCTTTTTCCGTTACCGCACGGACAGCTATCAGGAGGGCTCGGTGGAGGTGAACCTGAGCGCGGTCGGGGAGGGGCTGCATAGTTTCCGGTTCCGGGCCACGGACAACGCGCTCAACAGCAGCCGCTTCGAGATCATGCTGTATGTCAGCCCGGCCGGCGCAGCGCTCAGCCTGGAGAATGTGCTCAACTACCCCAACCCGTTCCAGGACGAGACGGATATCTGTTTCGACCTCGGCTCGGCGGCGGATGTGCGGGTGCGCATATTCAGCGTGGCGGGACGCCCGGTGCGAGAGCTGAGGCTTTTCGGGGCCGCGGCCGGTTTCAACCGGGTGCGCTGGGACGGGCGGGATGAATATCATGAAAAGGTTGCCAACGGAGTTTACATTTATAAGATTATCTGCAAGCCTGTTTCAGGCGCAGCAAATGACACCGAGGAGGTGGAGGCCACAGGCAAAGCCCTACTTAGTCGCTGA
- a CDS encoding PorV/PorQ family protein, giving the protein MLRKFILSLAVVALTVAYGSSLYAADNKGIKAEFTEQNGARAIGMGHAYTGVAEGLATVLWNPAGLASLTKTEVYFSRYNGFSFTVTDNMGQETEDQISFNLFNVGVPIKDIGVIAVSANLWDLGSNERIGQGQSSQGLDNQSVLMMYGSFATRLSKKIDVGVTMKYIREKLSSEEGGVGTSAAVDLGVLYRPLTDVPLQFGMSILDLGTDMQHKNEYQSDRLPRRVRVGFGYNILKHLMETDKFNFLLAADYERFLVGSPASSGTFVGGEFSVQPKEDLLLAMRSGYLSEEGDLSGALIGFGVSWRGYAFDLARELGVNPLSDRTFFALTAHF; this is encoded by the coding sequence ATGCTTAGAAAGTTCATCTTGTCCCTGGCTGTCGTCGCTCTGACCGTCGCTTACGGTTCCAGCCTTTACGCCGCCGACAATAAAGGCATAAAAGCGGAATTCACCGAGCAGAACGGCGCACGCGCGATCGGTATGGGACATGCCTACACCGGCGTGGCCGAGGGCCTTGCGACAGTGCTCTGGAACCCGGCCGGCCTGGCCTCGCTGACAAAGACCGAGGTCTATTTCTCGCGCTATAACGGGTTCAGCTTTACGGTCACCGACAATATGGGTCAGGAGACTGAGGACCAGATCAGTTTCAACCTGTTCAACGTGGGCGTGCCGATCAAGGACATCGGCGTGATCGCGGTCTCGGCCAACCTCTGGGACCTGGGCAGCAACGAACGGATTGGCCAAGGCCAGAGTTCACAGGGCCTGGACAACCAGAGCGTGCTGATGATGTACGGCTCGTTCGCCACCCGTCTGAGCAAAAAAATCGACGTGGGCGTGACCATGAAATACATCCGTGAAAAGCTCTCCAGCGAAGAGGGGGGCGTGGGCACCAGCGCCGCTGTGGACCTGGGAGTGCTCTACCGCCCGCTGACCGATGTCCCGCTGCAGTTCGGCATGTCGATCCTGGACCTGGGCACGGACATGCAGCACAAGAACGAGTACCAGTCCGACCGCCTGCCGCGCCGCGTGCGGGTCGGTTTCGGCTACAACATCCTTAAACACCTGATGGAAACGGACAAGTTCAATTTCCTGCTGGCCGCCGATTACGAGCGTTTCCTGGTCGGCAGCCCGGCCAGCAGCGGCACTTTCGTGGGCGGCGAGTTCTCGGTCCAGCCGAAAGAGGACCTGCTGCTGGCCATGCGCAGCGGCTACCTGAGCGAGGAGGGCGATCTGAGCGGAGCCCTGATCGGTTTCGGGGTGAGCTGGCGCGGCTACGCTTTCGACCTGGCCCGCGAGCTGGGAGTCAACCCGTTGAGCGACCGCACGTTCTTCGCGCTGACCGCTCATTTTTAA